The genomic window TGACGGGAAGACCCGGATCGACCGGGCCCGGCTCGATGCGATCTTCGGCGCAGTCCTGCCCGACCAGACCTCCGACGAGCGGTCGCGTGACGGCGCGTCGGAGGCCTCGGGTGGGCAGGACGAGTGGCTGCGACGGCAGGTGCCGCCGCACCACGGTTAGGTCTGCTGGTCGAACGAACGGGTGTGCTTGCCGCCGTCGGTGGAGGGTGCGCCGGTCTCGCCGATGCGGCCCTCGGCGAGGATGTCGCGGATCTGGATGAGCAGGTCTGTCTCGCTGGCCTTCTCGTCCTCTTCTTCCGTCGCGAAGCGCGCCTTGACGTGGTTCGCGGGCACGATCAGCACGAAGTAGACGACGGCCGCGATGATGACGAAGTTGATGATCGCGGTGACCACGGCGCCGACGTTGACGAACGTCTCCTGGTTACCGGCGACGATGGTGAATCCCCACCCGTATTCGTTCGATCCGCCGAGCGCCGCGACGAGCGGATTGATGATGTTGCTCGTGAACGCCGTGACGATCGCCGTGAACGCGGCACCCACGACGACCGCGACCGCG from Prescottella sp. R16 includes these protein-coding regions:
- the mscL gene encoding large-conductance mechanosensitive channel protein MscL; translated protein: MLKGFKDFLLRGNVLDLAVAVVVGAAFTAIVTAFTSNIINPLVAALGGSNEYGWGFTIVAGNQETFVNVGAVVTAIINFVIIAAVVYFVLIVPANHVKARFATEEEDEKASETDLLIQIRDILAEGRIGETGAPSTDGGKHTRSFDQQT